The window NNNNNNNNNNNNNNNNNNNNNNNNNNNNNNNNNNNNNNNNNNNNNNNNNNNNNNNNNNNNNNNNNNNNNNNNNNNNNNNNNNNNNNNNNNNNNNNNNNNNNNNNNNNNNNNNNNNNNNNNNNNNNNNNNNNNNNNNNNNNNNNNNNNNNNNNNNNNNNNNNNNNNNNNNNNNNNNNNNNNNNNNNNNNNNNNNNNNNNNNNNNNNNNNNNNNNNNNNNNNNNNNNNNNNNNNNNNNNNNNNNNNNNNNNNNNNNNNNNNNNNNNNNNNNNNNNNNNNNNNNNNNNNNNNNNNNNNNNNNNNNNNNNNNNNNNNNNNNNNNNNNNNNNNNNNNNNNNNNNNNNNNNNNNNNNNNNNNNNNNNNNNNNNNNNNNNNNNNNNNNNNNNNNNNNNNNNNNNNNNNNNNNNNNNNNNNNNNNNNNNNNNNNNNNNNNNNNNNNNNNNNNNNNNNNNNNNNNNNNNNNNNNNNNNNNNNNNNNNNNNNNNNNNNNNNNNNNNNNNNNNNNNNNNNNNNacggttattgatttttctaaacggttatgatttgttatccgtgtacccgtttacacgtgtagatgttgacatccctaGATGAcattatatatgtgtatatatatatatagagatatagatatagatatagatagatagatgccATACATTTTGActgaaactggaaaaaaagactaaataaaaatagtgtaaaaaatatttctctcttaATGACATTAACAGATGATTCTGCGTCTGTTTTTTCGTTAACGCGGTCTCGTGTGTTTCTGTTGTCCCTCTGCAGAAGCCTCGTGAAGCTGGAGAGCCTCGAGGACACGTACATCCTGGACGGTCACGACGACTCGCTGTCAGACAAACACGGCTGCCCGGCGTACGTCAGCCCCGAGATCCTCAACGCCAACGGCAGCTATTCGGGGAAGGCGGCCGACGTCTGGAGTCTGGGCGTCATGCTTTACACCATCCTCGTGGGGCGCTACCCCTTCCACGACGTCGAGCCCGGCTCTCTGTTCAGCAAAATCCGCCGCGGCCACTTCAACATCCCCGAGACGCTCACGCCCAAGGCCAAGTGCCTGATCCGCTCCATCCTCCGCCGGGAACCCGCCGAGCGCCTCACCTCTCGGGAGATCCTGGAGCACCCCTGGTTCGCCTCCTCCGGAGCGCTCGGGGGCGCGGCGGCGCACGGCAGAGGCGAGAGGGAGCAGGAGCAGATGGTGCCTGAGGTGAACATGGAAGAGGAGCTGGAGCAGTTCTTCAgctgagcaaaaaaataaataaaaaaatcaccaagcaCAAACGGACGCCACGGTTCGGCTCGCCACGCTCACAGCAGAGCCAAAAACAGTAGATTAGAGATTAATAGGTGAACATTTGTCACTCATAATAAAGGTGTTTCCATCCTGTTTCCTTTTCCACCATTTCATGGAAAACCTTGAGCCTGGCATGACAAATGGCATCTATAACGTCACCTGGCGAGGCGCGTCCCGGGACGCCGCCGCCGCCAGACATGCAAGTCGCAAACAATGTAGcaaattgttcttttttggaTCGGTTTGGGTTAATGTGGTGCTCATAAAAGTAGACACATTCACCTTTTTTTGACACTATGGAAAGCATGAAGGGACATCAGAGACCAAGGAGAACAAGTCGAAATGAACTGACGTCACCgcttttctcacatttttttttttgtcgtagCTTTAGGTGGTACCAGTTTAAACCGCAGACCCAGAGTCagaattcacaacaaaaaccaGGTG is drawn from Plectropomus leopardus isolate mb chromosome 16, YSFRI_Pleo_2.0, whole genome shotgun sequence and contains these coding sequences:
- the LOC121955812 gene encoding tribbles homolog 2-like, whose protein sequence is MSLSLVKLESLEDTYILDGHDDSLSDKHGCPAYVSPEILNANGSYSGKAADVWSLGVMLYTILVGRYPFHDVEPGSLFSKIRRGHFNIPETLTPKAKCLIRSILRREPAERLTSREILEHPWFASSGALGGAAAHGRGEREQEQMVPEVNMEEELEQFFS